The nucleotide window GTCTCGTACCCGTCTTCGCGCAGCGCCAGCGCGGCGTGCACGCAGCAGTAGTCGAACTCGATGCCCTGGCCGATCCGGTTCGGGCCGCCGCCCAGCACCATGATCTTCTTCTTGTCGGTCGGCGCCGCTTCGCACTCGCCATGCTCGGCCTCGTAGGTCGAGTACATGTAGGCGGTGTTGGTGGCGAACTCGGCCGCGCAGGTGTCGACGCGCTTGTAGACCGGGCGCACGTTCTGCGCGATGCGCGCCTCGCGCACGGCCTTGGCGTCGGTCTTCAGCAGCCGCGCCAGGCGGCGGTCGGAGAAGCCCTTCTGCTTCAGGAAGCGCAGTTCGGCGGTCGACAGGCTATCCAGCGTGCGCGACTTGACCAGGCCCTCGGTCTTGACGATGTCTTCGATCTGGGCCAGGAACCACGGATCGATGGCGGTCTCGTGATAGACCTCTTCCAGCGACATGCCGAGGCGGAACGCGTCGCCCACGTACCAGATGCGGTCCGGGCCGGCCTCGCCGATCTCCTCGACGATCTCGTCGCGGTCGGTGGACTTCTCGTCCAGGCCGTCGACGCCCACTTCCAGCCCGCGCAGGGCCTTCTGGAACGATTCCTGGAAGGTGCGGCCCATCGCCATCACCTCGCCCACCGACTTCATCTGGGTGGTCAGGTGGCTGTCGGCCTGCGGGAATTTCTCGAACGCGAAGCGCGGCACCTTGGTGACCACGTAGTCGATCGAGGGCTCGAACGAGGCCGGGGTGGCGCCGCCGGTGATCTCGTTCTTCAGTTCGTCCAGCGTATAGCCGACCGCCAGCTTGGCCGCGACCTTGGCGATCGGGAAGCCGGTGGCCTTCGACGCCAGCGCCGACGAACGCGACACGCGCGGGTTCATCTCGATGACGATCATGCGACCGTCCTTCGGGTTGATCGAGAACTGCACGTTCGAGCCGCCGGTGTCGACGCCGATCTCGCGCAGCACCGCCAGCGACGCGTTGCGCAGGATCTGGTATTCCTTGTCGGTCAGCGTCTGCGCCGGGGCCACGGTGATCGAGTCGCCGGTGTGGATGCCCATCGGGTCCAGGTTCTCGATCGAGCAGATGATGATGCAGTTGTCCTGCTTGTCGCGGACCACTTCCATCTCATACTCTTTCCAGCCCAGCAGCGATTCCTCGATCAACAGCTCGCGCGTCGGCGACAGGTCCAGGCCGCGCTTGCAGATTTCTTCGAACTCTTCGCGGTTGTAGGCAATGCCGCCGCCGGTGCCGCCCAGCGTGAACGACGGGCGGATCACGATCGGGTAGCCGCTGGTGCCGGTGTCCTGCGCGATGCGCGCCTGCACGGCCACGGCCTCGTCCATCGAGTGGGCGATGCCGGACTTGGCCGAGCCCAGGCCGATCTTGGTCATCGCGTCCTTGAACTTCTGGCGGTCCTCGGCCTTGTCGATGGCTTCGGGCGACGCGCCGATCAGCTCCACCTTGTACTTGTCGAGCACGCCATGGCGGTGCAGGTCCAGCGCGCAGTTCAGCGCGGTCTGGCCGCCCATGGTGGGCAGGATCGCATCCGGGCGCTCCTTCTCGATGATGCGCTCGACCACTTCCCAGGTGATCGGCTCGATGTAGGTCACATCGGCCGTGTTGGGGTCGGTCATGATGGTCGCCGGGTTGGAGTTGACCAGGATGACCTTGAAGCCTTCCTCGCGCAGGGCCTTGCAGGCCTGGGCGCCGGAGTAGTCGAACTCGCACGCCTGGCCGATGATGATGGGGCCCGCGCCGATGATCAGGATGCTCTTGATGTCTGTGCGTTTTGGCATTGCACGCTCTCTTTATGGGCCGGCCCGCCTTGCCTGCGGACCGCGCCGGTAATCAGGGGAATCCGTCCGGATTCGAAAATTGGGTCTGGCTCAGTTCATCGTGGCCGTCGCCAGCTTGGCGCCGAAGCCGATGAACATCGCCCCTACCCCGCTGGCCATGCCGGCCGACAGCCGGCGGCGGCGCCGGAACGCCTCGGCCAGCTTCGCGCCCACGAAGATGATCGTGGTCAGGTAGGCAAAGCTGCAGATCTGGCACACCAGCCCCAGCACGCCGAACGACAGCACCGGGTACGCAAAGGCCGGGTCGACGAACTGGATGAAGAACGAGATGAAGAACAGGATCGCCTTCGGGTTCAGCAGGCTGATCAGCAACGCCTTGCGGAACGGGTCGGACTGGTCCGGCGTGGCCGGCGCTGCCGCCGCCGCGCCGGCGGCGTCGCCGCGCGCGGCCCAGCTGCGCAGCGCGCCGCGCAGCATGTTGAAGCCGATCCACGCCAGGTAGGCCGCGCCGATGTACTTCACCACGTAGAACAGCGCCGGGCTGGCCTTCAGCAGCGAGGCCACGCCCGCCGCCGACAGCACCATCAGCACGAAATCGCCCAGGAACACCCCGCACGCGCCCTTGTAGCCGGCGCGCACGCCGCGCTGCGCCGCCACCGACAGCACGTACATCGAGTTCGGGCCCGGCAACAGCACGATGAAGATCGTGCCCAGCACATAGGTCCAGAAGTCGGTGATGCCGAAAGCGGTATGCATGAAGGCGTTCATGGGGTGTCCCGGTGTCTGTCGCAGTGGCCGCGCTTACTTGCGCGCGTCGGTCATCAGCTGGATGAAGCGGTCGAACAGGTAGGCCACGTCGTTCGGGCCGGGCGACGCTTCCGGGTGGCCCTGGAAGCAGAAGGCCGGCTTGTCGGTCAGCGCGAAGCCCTGCAGCGAACCGTCGAACAGCGACTTGTGCGTGACGCGCACGTTCGGCGGCAGCGTGTCCGCATCGACCGCGAAGCCGTGGTTCTGCGACGTGATCACCACGCGGCCATCGTCCAGGTCCTTGACCGGATGGTTGGCGCCGTGGTGGCCGAACTTCATCTTCAGCGTCTTGGCGCCGACCGCCAGCGCCATGATCTGGTGGCCCAGGCAGATGCCGAAGGTGGGGATGCCGCGGTCGATGAACTCGCGCGTGGCGACGATGGCGTAGTCGCACGGCTCGGGGTCGCCGGGGCCGTTGGACAGGAACACGCCGTCCGGATTCAGCGCCAGCGCGTCGGCGGCGCTGGCCTGGGCGGGCAGCACCGTGACCTTGCAGCCGCGCTCGGCCAGCATGCGCAGGATGTTGTACTTGACGCCGTAGTCATAGGCGACCACGTGGAACTGCGGCTTGTCCTGCTTGCCGTAGCCTTCGCCGAGCTTCCATTCGGACTGGGTCCACTGGTACGGTTCCTTGACCGAAACCACCTTGGCCAGGTCCATGCCGGCCAGGCCGGGGAACGAGCGGGCCAGGTCGATGGCCTTCTGGACGTTGTCCTCGCCGGCCAGGATGCAGCCGTTCTGGGCGCCCTTCTCGCGCAGGATGCGGGTCAGCTTGCGGGTATCGATGCCGGCGATGGCCACCACCTTTTCCTGCTTCAGGTAGTGGGCAAGGGTGTGCTCCTTGCGGAAATTGGACGCCAGGATCGGCAGATCCTTGATGATCAGGCCGGCGGCATGGACTTTCGTGGCTTCGACATCCTCAGGATTGACCCCGTAGTTACCGATATGCGGATACGTCAGCGTGACGATCTGCCGCGAGTAACTCGGGTCGGTGAGGATTTCCTGGTAACCGGTGATGGCGGTGTTGAACACCACTTCGCCGATGGTATGGCCGGAAGCGCCAATGGAATAGCCACGAAAGACCGTGCCGTCTGCTAGCGCGAGAATGGCGGACGGAAAAGACGGTAACACGGGTAGGCTCCTGCTGGACTCACCCCGTGACCGACCAATCGACGCCTCGTGCCTCCCAGGCTGGATCCGTGACGGCGGCAGCGGCATTGCGCCGAAGCGGTCGGATCCGGTCGCGACATGCTCATTGCGTCACATTACATGAAGACGGCAAAGGCGGCGCGGATGGGGGCGGCGGAAGGTGGAAAGCGGTAGGCGCTAGGGTGAAGGGTTCTGAAAGCGAAACTTTCGAATTATATCTCGCGCCACCCAATTTCTCAAGTTTTCAAGGACTTGCGCGCGGCAGGCGGCGCTGCCGCCACGCCCGTGGCCACCCGCGCGCGCCGCCGGCGGGCCGCTTACCGCGGCGGCGGCACGACCGCCGTGACCTCGATTTCCACCTTCGCGCGCGGCTCGACCAGGTCCGCTACCTCGACCGCCGTCATCGCCGGGAAGTGGCGGCCGATGATGGCGCGGTAATGTTCGCCGATCGCCCCGTAGGCGCCGACGTATTCGGCCTTGTCCTTCACATACCAGGTCATGCGCGCGATATGTTCCGGCCGGGCCTCGCCGGCGGCCAGCACCGCCACCACGTTGCGCAGCGCCTGTGCCACTTGCAGGCCAAAGTCGTCGGTCTCGAATTCGCACTGGCTGTTCCAGCCGATCTGGCCGCTGATGAACAGCAGGCGGCTGCCGGCCTGCATCTCGGTCATCATGCCGTTGGCGTAGCCGCGCGGCGGCGCCCAGTCGGGCGGCTGCAGGATCTTCATGGGGTTTCCCTGTGGTTGCTTGGTATCGGTGGAGGAATCGGCGGATGGCAATCCGGGTTCAGGCCGCGGCGACCAGATAGCGGGCCATGGCCTCGCGCACGGCATCGGGCAGCGGCTGCGGCGCGATCGCGCCGGTATCGACGCAGACCAGCCGCTGCGTCACTTCCATGCGGGTATCGTCATGCGGGCCGGCAAAGCGGATCGCCAGCGTGAAGCTGGACTGGCCCAGCTGCAGCACGCGCAATTCGCGCGTCAGCACCTCGCCCAGCCGGCTCGGCGCCAGGAAGCGGCACTCCAGCTCGGCGGTGGGAATGCCGGCGCGGCCCTCGCCATGCATGGCATCGAAGGGCCAGCCCAGCGCCTCGCCGAACCAGTCCTCGATCAGGTCGTTGAGCATTTCGAAATAGCGCGGGTAGAACACGATGCCCGCGGCGTCGCAGTGCTTGAAGCGCACCAGCACGGTATTGCGGAATACGTCGCTCATGGCTTCTCCTGGTGTGGCTTGCCGCCGGTGGCGCCCTGCTGCGCCATCTGGCGCAGCCGGAAGCGCTGCAGCTTGCCGGTCTCGGTGCGCGGCAGCGCCGGCACGAACTCGATGCGGCGCGGGTACTTGTAGGGGGCGATCTGGCGCTTCACGTGGTCCTGCAGCGCGGTGCGGGTGGCGTCGTCGGCGGCCACGCCCTCGCGCAGCACCACGTAGGCCATCACCACCTGGCCGCGCCCGTCGTCCGGCGCGCCGACCACGCCGCATTCGGCCACCGCCTCATGCTGCATCAGCGCGCTCTCCACCTCCGGCCCGGCGATGTTGTAGCCGGCCGAGATGATCATGTCGTCGGAGCGCGCCTGGTAAAAGTAATAGCCGTCCGCGTCGGCGACGAAGGTATCGCCCGGCAGGTTCCAGCCGTTCTTCACATAGTTGGCCTGGCGCGGGTCGTCCAGGTAGCGGCACCCGGTGGGGCCCTGCACCGCGAGCTTGCCGACCTGGCCGGGCGGCAATGGCTGCATGTTCTCGTCGACGATCTGCGCGACATAGCCCGGCACCACGCGACCGATCGCGCCGGGCCTGACGTCCGCCCCGGCGCTGGAAATAAAGATGTGCATCATCTCGGTGCCGCCGATGCCATCGGTCATCTCGATGCCGGTGGCGGCCTTCCAGCTCTGTCGCGTGGCGTCGGGCAGCGCCTCGCCGGCCGACACGCTGTGCCGCAGGCTGGCGATATCGAAGCGCGGCGCCAGCGTCG belongs to Cupriavidus taiwanensis and includes:
- the carB gene encoding carbamoyl-phosphate synthase large subunit, which translates into the protein MPKRTDIKSILIIGAGPIIIGQACEFDYSGAQACKALREEGFKVILVNSNPATIMTDPNTADVTYIEPITWEVVERIIEKERPDAILPTMGGQTALNCALDLHRHGVLDKYKVELIGASPEAIDKAEDRQKFKDAMTKIGLGSAKSGIAHSMDEAVAVQARIAQDTGTSGYPIVIRPSFTLGGTGGGIAYNREEFEEICKRGLDLSPTRELLIEESLLGWKEYEMEVVRDKQDNCIIICSIENLDPMGIHTGDSITVAPAQTLTDKEYQILRNASLAVLREIGVDTGGSNVQFSINPKDGRMIVIEMNPRVSRSSALASKATGFPIAKVAAKLAVGYTLDELKNEITGGATPASFEPSIDYVVTKVPRFAFEKFPQADSHLTTQMKSVGEVMAMGRTFQESFQKALRGLEVGVDGLDEKSTDRDEIVEEIGEAGPDRIWYVGDAFRLGMSLEEVYHETAIDPWFLAQIEDIVKTEGLVKSRTLDSLSTAELRFLKQKGFSDRRLARLLKTDAKAVREARIAQNVRPVYKRVDTCAAEFATNTAYMYSTYEAEHGECEAAPTDKKKIMVLGGGPNRIGQGIEFDYCCVHAALALREDGYETIMVNCNPETVSTDYDTSDRLYFEPLTLEDVLEIVAIEKPVGVIVQYGGQTPLKLALDLERNGVPIIGTSPDMIDAAEDRERFQKLLQDLGLRQPPNRTARAEDEALRLAEEIGYPLVVRPSYVLGGRAMEIVHEPRDLERYMREAVKVSNDSPVLLDRFLNDAIECDVDAISDGKRVFIGGVMEHIEQAGVHSGDSACSLPPYSLSAETVAELKRQTAAMARALNVIGLMNVQFAIQQNDGVDTVYVLEVNPRASRTVPYVSKATGLQLAKIAARCMAGQSLDEQGIGDEVIPPYYSVKEAVFPFNKFPGVDPVLGPEMRSTGEVMGVGKSFGEALFKSQLAAGSRLPEKGAVLITVKDSDKPRAVAVARMLHDMGYPIVATRGTASAIEAAGIPVKVVNKVKDGRPHIVDMIKNGELALVFTTVDETRGAIADSRSIRISALANRIPYYTTIAGARAAVEGLKHMQSLEVYDLQGLHASLA
- the leuE gene encoding leucine efflux protein LeuE, yielding MNAFMHTAFGITDFWTYVLGTIFIVLLPGPNSMYVLSVAAQRGVRAGYKGACGVFLGDFVLMVLSAAGVASLLKASPALFYVVKYIGAAYLAWIGFNMLRGALRSWAARGDAAGAAAAAPATPDQSDPFRKALLISLLNPKAILFFISFFIQFVDPAFAYPVLSFGVLGLVCQICSFAYLTTIIFVGAKLAEAFRRRRRLSAGMASGVGAMFIGFGAKLATATMN
- the carA gene encoding glutamine-hydrolyzing carbamoyl-phosphate synthase small subunit, giving the protein MLPSFPSAILALADGTVFRGYSIGASGHTIGEVVFNTAITGYQEILTDPSYSRQIVTLTYPHIGNYGVNPEDVEATKVHAAGLIIKDLPILASNFRKEHTLAHYLKQEKVVAIAGIDTRKLTRILREKGAQNGCILAGEDNVQKAIDLARSFPGLAGMDLAKVVSVKEPYQWTQSEWKLGEGYGKQDKPQFHVVAYDYGVKYNILRMLAERGCKVTVLPAQASAADALALNPDGVFLSNGPGDPEPCDYAIVATREFIDRGIPTFGICLGHQIMALAVGAKTLKMKFGHHGANHPVKDLDDGRVVITSQNHGFAVDADTLPPNVRVTHKSLFDGSLQGFALTDKPAFCFQGHPEASPGPNDVAYLFDRFIQLMTDARK
- a CDS encoding RidA family protein; the protein is MKILQPPDWAPPRGYANGMMTEMQAGSRLLFISGQIGWNSQCEFETDDFGLQVAQALRNVVAVLAAGEARPEHIARMTWYVKDKAEYVGAYGAIGEHYRAIIGRHFPAMTAVEVADLVEPRAKVEIEVTAVVPPPR
- a CDS encoding acyl-CoA thioesterase, which gives rise to MSDVFRNTVLVRFKHCDAAGIVFYPRYFEMLNDLIEDWFGEALGWPFDAMHGEGRAGIPTAELECRFLAPSRLGEVLTRELRVLQLGQSSFTLAIRFAGPHDDTRMEVTQRLVCVDTGAIAPQPLPDAVREAMARYLVAAA